A portion of the Caenorhabditis elegans chromosome III genome contains these proteins:
- the gly-14 gene encoding Alpha-1,3-mannosyl-glycoprotein 2-beta-N-acetylglucosaminyltransferase (Confirmed by transcript evidence), which produces MHISSKITFIFVLIYFSWNFYIQNGFTNKAIVKEELRLLKEMDEAGSRLEKLLKVEKEHMERLSETMNRATRLRITPNSNNPNNWPHPIPVIVFSCNRPDSVRAHVEKLIMYRPSAQQFPITVSQDCDNESVKKEVEKFGNSVNYVKHPPGESVKIEIPTNLQKFKPYYYISRHYKLALNHIFSNSNNYSSVIITEDDLDIAPDFFSYFSNTRYLLEKDPSLWCVTAWNDNGKPENIDLKSNATLYRSDFFAGLGWMMTRKTWEELEPIWPNGFWDDWMREPVQRKQRQCIRPEISRTGMMKYGKEGTSKGQFFSDHLEKIKVNDLPVDFSQINLDYLQKNEFESRLSLDIRNAVPVDIDDITYPDWKPDYEGMKAIIYYTGRTDFVAKADRLSLMHDFKAGVPRTAYNGIVTCFYKGTRIFLVPDRSKVPGYDSSW; this is translated from the exons aTGCATATATCATCGAAAATCACATTTATCTTCGTGCTCATCTACttttcatggaatttttaCATACAAAACGGGTTTACTAAT aaagcaATCGTAAAAGAGGAACTAAGGCTCTTGAAAGAAATGGATGAAGCTGGGTCTCGgctggaaaaattgttgaaagttGAGAAAGAGCACATGGAAAGGCTCTCGGAGACCATGAATAGAGCAACGAGACTGAGAATT ACTCCAAACTCCAATAACCCGAACAACTGGCCCCACCCGATTCCTGTAATA gtaTTCTCGTGTAACCGCCCGGATTCTGTTCGAGCCCATGTTGAAAAGCTTATAAT GTACCGCCCGAGTGCTCAGCAATTCCCAATCACTGTATCACAAGACTGCGACAATGAAAGCGTGAAGAAAGAAGTGGAAAAGTTCGGAAACTCCGTGAATTATGTGAAGCATCCTCCAGgagaaagtgtgaaaattgagattccgacgaatttgcagaaatttaaaccgtattattatatttcaagACATTACAAGCTGGCGTTgaatcatattttttcgaattccaaTAACTATTCATCAGTTATTATTACAGAag ATGACCTAGATATTGCTCCGGATTTCTTCTCGTATTTCTCAAATACTCGATATCTTTTGGAAAAAGATCCATCTTTATGGTGTGTCACCGCGTGGAATGATAATGGAAAA ccagAAAACATTGATCTGAAATCCAACGCGACATTATACAGAAGTGACTTTTTTGCCGGATTGGGTTGGATGATGACACg aaaaACATGGGAAGAACTGGAGCCAATTTGGCCGAATGGATTCTGGGATGATTGGATGAGAGAGCCAGTTCAGAGGAAACAACGACAATGTATTAGGCCTGAAATTAGTAGAACTGGGATGATGAAATATGGAAAGGAGGGCACCAGCAA AGGCCAATTCTTCAGTGATCATCTGGAAAAGATCAAAGTCAACGATTTGCCGGTTGATTTCTCGCAAATTAATCTCGATTATTTGCAAAAA aacgaatTCGAATCGAGACTGAGCCTGGATATCCGAAATGCTGTTCCCGTCGATATTGACGATATAACTTATCCAGATTGGAAGCCAGATTATGAAGGAATGAAAGCAAT aatctacTACACTGGAAGAACGGATTTCGTGGCAAAAGCCGATCGGCTGAGTTTGATGCACGATTTTAAG GCTGGAGTCCCTCGAACTGCGTACAATGGAATTGTGACGTGCTTCTACAAGGGAACCAGAATATTTTTAGTTCCGGATCGATCGAAAGTTCCTGGTTATGATTCTTCTTGGTGA
- the M01F1.8 gene encoding Lipoprotein (Confirmed by transcript evidence), with translation MATILHKQGSVVAVSHDMMMVRYDGKGVLFKKELLTRGYKHDDIVQFNARKATTVDIEVGDKLSQMANYELAWVGTELKFIKQGRMLVAEGAVINIPDDKAQYMFVDWKYTKNPPTLAKAILSL, from the exons atggctacaaTCCTTCATAAGCAAGGTTCCGTCGTCGCTGTTTCACACGATATGATGATGGTTCGCTATGATGGAAAAGGTGTTCTTTTTAAGAAGGAATTGCTCACTCGTGGATATAAACATGACGATATAGTTCAATTCAATGCTAGAAAAGCTACAACT GTAGATATTGAAGTTGGCGATAAGCTATCACAAATGGCAAACTATGAACTCGCTTGGGTTGGCACTGAGCTTAAATTTATCAAACAAGGACGAATGTTGGTTGCTGAGGGTGCAGTTATCAATATTCCCGATGATAAAGCTCAGTATATGTTCGTTGACTGGAAATATACCAAAAATCCGCCAACTCTTGCCAAG GCTATACTAAGCCTTTGA
- the C34C12.6 gene encoding CRAL-TRIO domain-containing protein C34C12.6 (Confirmed by transcript evidence) has product MGAKTEFRSSEPITDSERSQINSVRAMLQEKLPDGIPDDVNTDLNLCRWIRGYHGDTEKLVKNFATYLASRKAAGFVGNDFAEKFFELPSIAPFLQFIASSRLQDRQWSDEHNAFLFVERAWSQPKEFIKTFKTSDYLLHCFGYSEMLQQLILRREKKQSADKGPVQFIVIFDLNTVNITDYVNPMSGYMKLWQIRSELWQDWFPEMVQRIYLTNPPRLLGLLWKVARVFLSEENLKRIEIISDKSDLAGKFLPPWLVPKEYGGEFVNTVPPGDETGVSVRRKITSADYYKPYQHYKEHGIDRPKSSHKDVSPAEKFVFKIQVPNGKKLLWDFTASGELQFAIFRGNNRNDLVFPSLHLITNKLNEEGSLDNVSDSEISFEFQNLSGYFTLKLEYTVAII; this is encoded by the exons atggGCGCAAAAACCGAATTCCGATCATCCGAACCAATCACCGACTCGGAGCGTTCTCAAATCAATTCAGTGAGAGCAATGCTTCAGGAAAAGCTTCCAGATGGAATTCCAGATGATGTAAATACTGACCTAAACCTATGTCGTTGGATACGTGGATATCATGGGGATACAGAGAAGCTTGTCAAGAACTTTGCCACGTACTTGGCGTCCAGGAAGGCCGCCGGTTTCGTTGGCAATGATTTTGCGGAAAAGTTTTTCGAGCTACCAAGTATTGCTCCATTTCTACAATTTATTGCGTCATCAAGGCTTCAGGATAGACAATGGTCTGATGAGCATAATGCATTCTTGTTTGTGGAAAGAGCATGGTCACAGCCTAAGGAG ttcataaaaacgttcaaaacAAGTGATTACCTACTTCATTGCTTCGGATACTCTGAAATGCTCCAGCAGCTCATTTTAAGACGGGAAAAGAAGCAGTCAGCTGATAAGGGACCCGTTcaatttattgttattttcgaTCTCAACACTGTTAATATTACGGATTAT GTGAACCCAATGTCGGGCTACATGAAGCTCTGGCAAATTCGAAGCGAGCTTTGGCAAGATTG GTTCCCAGAAATGGTCCAACGAATCTATTTGACCAATCCACCACGGTTACTCGGGCTTCTGTGGAAAGTTGCTCGGGTTTTCTTGTCggaggaaaatttgaagaggATTGAGATTATTTCCGATAAATCCGACTTGGCGGGGAAGTTCTTGCCGCCCTGGTTGGTGCCAAAGGAATATGGAG GCGAATTCGTGAATACAGTACCCCCAGGCGACGAGACGGGGGTCTCGGTCCGTCGAAAAATTACGTCTGCCGACTATTACAAGCCATATCAACACTACAAAGAGCACGGAATCGATCGTCCAAAGTCGAGTCACAAGGATGTTTCTCCGGCCGAAAAGTTCGTGTTCAAGATTCAAGTGCCAAACGGAAAGAAGCTTCTGTGGGACTTCACGGCTAGTGGAGAACTTCAATTTGCTATTTTTAGAGGCAAT aACCGCAACGATCTCGTCTTCCCAAGTCTCCATCTCATCACCAACAAACTCAACGAAGAAGGAAGCCTGGACAATGTCTCGGATTCAGAAATTTCCTTCGAATTCCAGAACCTATCCGGATACTTCACGTTGAAGCTGGAGTACACTGTAgctattatttga
- the rpl-13A gene encoding Large ribosomal subunit protein uL13 (Confirmed by transcript evidence) has translation MGLSNRAIIIDGKNHLLGRLASIVAKKLLQGDKVVVLRAEEIVISGNFHRSKLKYMSFLRKRCNINPARGAFHYRAPGKIFWRTVRGMLPHKTNRGNEALKNLRAYEGVPAKYQKTKSLHAPSASRFRLQPRRKFCVVGRLSHEVGWQFQDVVAKLEAKRKVKGAAYFEQKKKMDKLAVQAKKNAAPKIAQYQKIIEALGYN, from the exons ATGGGTCTGTCGAACAGAGCAATCATCATTGACGGAAAGAACCACCTTCTCGGTCGGTTGGCTTCCATCGTTGCAAAGAAGCTTCTCCAAGGAGACAAGGTTGTCGTCCTCAGAGCTGAAGAGATCGTCATCTCCGGAAACTTCCACCGTTCCAAGCTGAAGTACATGAGCTTCCTCCGCAAGCGTTGTAACATCAACCCAGCCCGTGGAGCCTTCCATTACCGTGCTCCAGGAAAGATCTTCTGGCGTACCGTCAGAG GAATGCTCCCACACAAGACCAACCGCGGAAACGAGGCTCTCAAGAACCTCCGCGCCTACGAAGGAGTTCCAGCCAAATACCAGAAGACCAAGTCTCTCCATGCCCCATCAGCCAGCAGATTCCGACTTCAACCAAGAAGAAAGTTCTGCGTCG ttggaCGCTTATCGCACGAGGTCGGATGGCAATTCCAGGATGTTGTTGCCAAGCTCGAGGCTAAGAGAAAGGTGAAGGGAGCCGCCTACTtcgaacagaaaaagaagatggaCAAGCTCGCCGTTCAAGCAAAGAAGAATGCCGCCCCAAAGATCGCTCAATACCAGAAGATCATCGAGGCTCTTGGATACAATTAA
- the lias-1 gene encoding Lipoyl synthase, mitochondrial (Confirmed by transcript evidence), with amino-acid sequence MLARVWVRGLAATKKKPQVLVKDGPSLQDFISSASVAEAVEKYEGKLKLEKGDRRLRLPPWLKKEKILPSENENVSRLKKQLKHLKLATVCQEARCPNLGECWGGSDDSLATATIMLMGDTCTRGCKFCSVKTARAPPPLDPMEPENTSTAVASWGVEYIVLTSVDRDDLPDGGADHLRKTVQLMKLKKPELLIECLLPDFAGDKISVEKMATSGLDVYAHNIETVERLTPWVRDPRAKYRQSLDALRYAKEVSPKLITKTSIMLGLGEAEDEIKQCLADLRASNVDVVTFGQYMQPTKRHLLVKEWVTPEKFDQWAEYSKKLGFLYVASGPLVRSSYKAGEFYLKNVLRNRQN; translated from the exons ATGCTAGCTCGGGTATGGGTCCGTGGACTTGCAGCCACAAAGAAAAAACCGCAAGTTCTCGTCAAAGATGGACCATCGCTTCAGGATTTTATTTCATCAG cATCCGTGGCAGAGGCTGTTGAGAAGTACGAAGGAAAACTGAAGCTGGAGAAAGGGGACAGACGTTTGCGACTTCCACCATGGCTCAAGAAAGAAAAG attcttccATCGGAAAACGAAAATGTCAGTCGTCTAAAAAAGCAGTTGAAACATCTCAAACTAGCGACTGTTTGTCAGGAAGCACGGTGCCCAAATCTTGGAGAATGCTGGGGAGGATCAGATGACAGTCTAGCAACAGCGACAATCATGTTGATGGGAGATACCTGCACTCGGGGTTGTAAATTCTGTTCGGTCAAAACTGCTCGAGCTCCTCCACCATTGGATCCTATGGAACCGGAAAATACGTCGACCGCCGTTGCTTCATGGGGTGTCGAATACATTGTTTTAACATCAGTTGACAG GGATGATTTGCCAGACGGTGGAGCCGATCATCTTCGCAAGACAGTACAGCTGATGAAGCTCAAGAAGCCTGAACTTCTCATCGAATGCTTATTGCCCGATTTCGCTGGAGATAAGATCAGTGTGGAGAAAATGGCTACCAGTGGACTCGATGTATATGCACATAACATTGAAACGGTTGAAAGACTGACTCCATGGGTCAGAGATCCACGAGCTAAATATCGGCAGTCTTTGGACG ctCTTCGATACGCAAAGGAAGTCAGCCCAAAGCTAATCACGAAGACATCGATTATGCTAGGACTGGGCGAAGCTGAAGACGAGATAAAGCAGTGCTTGGCCGATCTTCGAGCTAGCAATGTTGACGTTGTCACTTTCGGTCAATACATGCAGCCGACAAAACGTCATTTGCTTGTCAAAGAATGGGTGACCCCCGAGAAATTCGACCAGTGGGcagaatattcgaaaaaactgGGATTCCTTTACGTTGCATCTGGCCCTCTTGTTCGCTCTTCGTACAAAGCCGGAGaattctatttgaaaaatgtgttgagAAATAGACAAAATTAA
- the M01F1.9 gene encoding Arrestin_N domain-containing protein (Confirmed by transcript evidence), protein MLEVSATLDREVAIYLAGETIRITVTVSNLSRGKQGVVEQLAWGSLQLICERTIGATSSNSTPSSRPRPTTSVTKSAATVYSSHPNILFCELQLGPGQTKQFVCDIPLSRNGIPPTFRGHLVKYSNRITVAVSHVQEHIKSAHLPIRIIPSVGLETKLSLPANPFLASTTLRPSVVETVMATVDDLTQARKSIAFALTHNSSTSRVALLTLPKKAYKLGDDVCGFLDFNGATTPCVQYSATIETEEHLIDADVEEGKKKMVKVHCQTAPICTFSPDSTFRLSIPLTATPTFSTDSVQLKWRIRFVFVVTEKAYDVHLNGDVASSAAPIDIPVESFSWSTDLLVLPCKPQNAALLDNSFPNHISMTV, encoded by the exons atgcTGGAGGTTTCAGCCACATTGGATCGTGAGGTGGCAATATATTTGGCCGGCGAAACCATTCGAATCACTGTGACAGTGAGCAATTTGTCACGTGGAAAACAAGGAGTTGTCGAGCAACTGGCATGGGGAAGCCTTCAGCTTATTTGCG AACGAACTATCGGCGCTACATCATCAAATTCCACGCCATCATCGCGTCCTCGTCCCACAACTTCTGTTACAAAATCAGCTGCCACCGTTTATTCATCTCATCCGAATATTCTTTTTTGCGAATTACAACTAGGTCCCGGACAAACAAAACAATTCGTTTGTGAT ATCCCATTATCTCGTAATGGAATTCCACCAACATTCCGTGGACATTTGGTTAAATATTCCAATCGAATTACGGTCGCAGTGTCCCATGTTCAAGAGCATATAAAATCAGCTCATTTACCCATTCGAATCATACCATCAGtgggtctcgaaacgaaacTCTCACTTCCAGCAAATCCATTTCTTGCTTCAACTACTCTTAGACCATCAGTGGTTGAG ACCGTAATGGCAACAGTGGACGATCTGACTCAAGCAAGAAAATCGATAGCATTTGCTCTAACACATAACTCATCGACATCTCGAGTTGCTCTATTGACACTTCCAAAAAAAGCTTATAAACTTGGAGATGATGTGTGcggatttttagattttaatgGAGCCACCACGCCATGTGTACAGTATTCAGCAACAATTGAGACGGAGGAACATTTAATTGATGCAGATGTTGAAGAGGGGAAAAAG aaaatggtgAAAGTGCACTGTCAAACTGCTCCGATTTGTACATTCTCACCAGATTCGACATTCCGATTGAGTATTCCACTTACAGCTACACCAACATTTTCAACAGACTCTGTACAGCTGAAATGGCGAATTCGATTCGTTTTCGTCGTAACTGAGAAGGCTTATGATGTTCATTTGAATGGAGATGTTGCTAGTTCTGCTGCTCCAATTG atattcctGTAGAATCATTCTCCTGGTCAACAGATCTACTAGTTCTTCCATGTAAACCACAAAACGCGGCCCTCCTGGACAATTCCTTCCCGAATCACATTTCGATGACTgtataa
- the C34C12.7 gene encoding PAN/Apple domain-containing protein (Confirmed by transcript evidence) produces MLHNIQSILQFLLFVSSVQALETGGLKSKPPNLKLLECFEFKKNYWIVGHAFHTSSVQFKDECLRMCLTSSIRKAKCLSAMHVPNDDECVISDQNQVTKPDLFIENDTPGTFTVNFFRNICVDPPDAEGVDRFEARLQGYKGGEGIIEFAQAVGKNTQVMVVISGLKENSLYEINFLPDTKEKGGQCHRKSRVNGEGKTLMIVETDHTGMAVEPWKVIDFDGFEENVISKTIVVVEKSTQTIVDCGSIRLATASSNSSTTRTSSSTGLKFTTGLLIILVVFLFL; encoded by the exons ATGCTCCATAATATTCAatcaattcttcaatttttactaTTCGTATCATCAGTTCAAGCTTTAGAAACTGGAGGTTTAAAATCGAAACCGccgaatttgaaattgttggaatGTTTCGAGTTTAAGAAGAATTATTGGATTGTTGGGCATGCTTTTCATACTTCTTCTGTACAg TTCAAAGACGAATGCCTCCGCATGTGCCTGACATCTTCAATTCGAAAGGCGAAATGCCTATCAGCAATGCATGTGCCTAATGATGATGAATGTGtgatttcagatcaaaatcag gTAACAAAACCCGATCTATTCATCGAAAATGACACGCCAGGAACCTTTACTGTCAACTTTTTCCGCAACATTTGTGTGGACCCACCAGATGCGGAAG gagtGGACCGGTTTGAAGCTCGCCTTCAGGGTTATAAAGGTGGAGAAGGAATCATCGAATTTGCGCAGGCAGTGGGGAAAAATACTCAAGTGATGGTGGTTATTTCTGGGCTCAAAGAAAATTCG ctctacGAGATCAATTTCCTGCCTGACACGAAAGAGAAAGGTGGTCAGTGCCACCGGAAATCGCGGGTAAATGGTGAGGGAAAGACTCTGATGATCGTAGAAACAGATCATACTGGTATGGCAGTTGAACCATGGAAGGTTATTGATTTCGATGGGTTTGAAGAGAATGTGATTAGCAAG acaatAGTCGTCGTTGAAAAGTCAACTCAAACAATAGTGGATTGCGGGTCAATTCGTCTTGCAACTGCTTCTTCAAACTCATCAACAACACGAACTTCATCCTCAACAGGGCTTAAATTCACAACGGGTCTTCTCATCATTCTCGTCGTCTTTCTTTTTCTGTAA
- the M01F1.8 gene encoding VWFD domain-containing protein (Confirmed by transcript evidence) has translation MATILHKQGSVVAVSHDMMMVRYDGKGVLFKKELLTRGYKHDDIVQFNARKATTVDIEVGDKLSQMANYELAWVGTELKFIKQGRMLVAEGAVINIPDDKAQYMFVDWKYTKNPPTLAKIPGYTKPLTTNVFVTRATVRPDVEKLTEMFKPGQRVKFVAREQAPNERGVCWRAALATDEYHDIAIDVPNAHGRQTYRVIPKAGVCPPAPLQQRPLAPPNPQVPSTSAWNIAPTPTPVTVQRPLRKPVTPQPVKSAFQAQKPPPIDGFDYFDSSKEACAARFRNFANTYRKNNPNCIFSQPCFEGALKIKYLNQIHEELTVMREGEVDV, from the exons atggctacaaTCCTTCATAAGCAAGGTTCCGTCGTCGCTGTTTCACACGATATGATGATGGTTCGCTATGATGGAAAAGGTGTTCTTTTTAAGAAGGAATTGCTCACTCGTGGATATAAACATGACGATATAGTTCAATTCAATGCTAGAAAAGCTACAACT GTAGATATTGAAGTTGGCGATAAGCTATCACAAATGGCAAACTATGAACTCGCTTGGGTTGGCACTGAGCTTAAATTTATCAAACAAGGACGAATGTTGGTTGCTGAGGGTGCAGTTATCAATATTCCCGATGATAAAGCTCAGTATATGTTCGTTGACTGGAAATATACCAAAAATCCGCCAACTCTTGCCAAG ATTCCAGGCTATACTAAGCCTTTGACAACCAATGTATTCGTGACTCGAGCCACTGTTCGTCCTGACGTTGAGAAGTTGACTGAAATGTTTAAGCCGGGCCAACGTGTCAAATTTGTTGCACGAGAGCAAGCGCCGAATGAGAGAGGAGTCTGTTGGAGAGCCGCGTTGGCTACTGATGAATATCATGATATTGcg atagatGTTCCCAACGCTCACGGCCGCCAAACTTATCGAGTAATTCCAAAAGCCGGAGTTTGTCCGCCAGCTCCCCTTCAACAACGTCCTTTAGCTCCTCCAAACCCCCAAGTTCCGTCTACTTCCGCTTGGAACATAGCCCCCACTCCAACTCCAGTCACTGTACAGAGACCTTTGAGAAAACCGGTTACTCCACAACCAGTTAAAAGTGCATTTCAAGCTCAGAAGCCACCACCAATCGATGGATTCGACTATTTTGATAGTTCAAAGGAGGCTTGTGCGGCGAGATTCCGGAACTTTG caaacacCTACCGTAAGAACAATCCGAATTGCATTTTCTCGCAGCCTTGCTTCGAAGGagctctgaaaatcaaatatctCAATCAGATACACGAAGAATTGACTGTCATGCGTGAAGGAGAAGTCgatgtttaa